CCAGAACGGCCTGGTGCTCCAGCACCAAGTCCAGGAGCTCGGCCTTGTCGCCGTCGGGCGCGTCGTCGTTGCACACCGCCAGAACGAACCGCTCCGCCAGGTTGAAATAGTCCAGGAAGGCCAGGAGATACGGCCGACTGCAGTTGCTGGCCACGGCGCAGCGGACCGATTGCTCCTTGAGCGCGTCCAGCAGCGGCAGAATGCCGGTAGGCATCCGCGCGTCACCCGCTTCGATGCGCGCCACCTCTTCTTCCTGGACCAGCGCCTGAAAGCGGCGCCAGCCGGCCTCGTCCAGTTCCAGGCCCATCCCGCGGGCGTACTCGCGGTTGGGTACGCCCATCAGGGTGTGGATCCGCTCCGGCGCAGGCGGCTCCATGAGTCGGCCCAGCTCGGCCGACAGGCGCGCCACCGCCTGCCCCACGGCGGCCACCACCAGGTCGCCGGAGTCAAACAGGACGCCGTCGAGATCGAAGATCGCCAATTCCAGGGACATGACACATCCTGAGCATCCGGCCGGCAGGGAGGTTGAACCAGCGCTTCCCGACGAACCGGACTGCGCGTGGCGATTGCTGCGGGGATCGGTGCACCGCGCGGTCGGCTACCGCTGCGCGGCGCGGAGCCGGTTCAGAGCGCGGCGCAGGCTGGCGTTGGCCCGGACGTAGTCGATGTCGGGCCGGCCCGACGCGATCCGTTCCTGGGCCCGCTGGCGCGACCGGGCGGCGCGGTCCACGTCGATCTCCCGGTCCCGCTCGGCCACGTCGGCCAGCACCGCGATGTCGCCGCCGGACACCTCGACAAAACCACCGGAGCAGAAAAAGCGGATGGTGTCGCCGTTCTCGTCCACGGCGGTGACCACCCCAGCGCCCAGCTTGGAAACCAGCAGGGCGTGACCCGGCAGGGCGCCCACTTCACCGTCGGGCCCCGGGAAGGCAACACTCCGGATGAAGCCCGAAAACAGCGTTTTCACGGGGGTGAGCACTTCCAGGTAAAGGGTCGGTGCGGACATGGCGCGGTGCCGTTCTCCTTCGGGAATCAGACGGACGTCTTGGCGATGGCCTCGGCCTTTTCGAGCACATCCTCAATGCCGCCCACCATGAAGAACGCCTGCTCCGGGATGTCGTCATACTTGCCGTGGCAGAGATCCCGGAAGCCGGCCACGGTGTCCTTCACGGGCACGTACTTGCCGGCAAACCCGGTGTACTGTTCGGCGACGAAGAACGGCTGCGACAGGAACTTCTGGATCTTGCGCGCCCGGCTGACCACGAGCTTGTCGTCGTCGCTCAGCTCGTCGATGCCCAGGATGGCGATGATGTCCTGCAGCTCCTTGTACCGCTGAAGGATCTGCTGGACCTCGCGGGTGGTCCGGTAGTGCTCCTCGCCGATGACGCGCGGATCCAGAATCCGGGAGGTGGACGCCAGCGGATCCACGGCCGGGTAGATGCCCATTTCGACGATGGCCCGGTCCAGGTTGGTGGTGGCGTCCAGGTGGGTGAAGGTGGTTGCCGGCGCCGGATCGGTGTAGTCGTCGGCCGGCACGTAGATGGCCTGGATCGACGTGATGGATCCCTTGCTGGTGGTGGTGATGCGCTCCTGGAGCTCGCCCATCTCGGTGGCCAGGTTGGGCTGATAGCCCACCGCCGACGGCATCCGGCCAAGCAGCGCCGACACCTCGGAACCCGCCTGGGTGAAGCGGAAGATGTTGTCGATGAACAGCAGGACGTCCTGTCCCTCCACGTCGCGGAAATATTCAGCCACAGTGAGTCCCGTCAGGGCCACCCGCAGGCGGGCGCCGGGCGGCTCGGTCATCTGGCCGTACACCAGAGCGGCCTTGTCGATAACCCCCGACTCCTTCATCTCCAGCCA
The window above is part of the Acidobacteriota bacterium genome. Proteins encoded here:
- a CDS encoding HAD family hydrolase; amino-acid sequence: MSLELAIFDLDGVLFDSGDLVVAAVGQAVARLSAELGRLMEPPAPERIHTLMGVPNREYARGMGLELDEAGWRRFQALVQEEEVARIEAGDARMPTGILPLLDALKEQSVRCAVASNCSRPYLLAFLDYFNLAERFVLAVCNDDAPDGDKAELLDLVLEHQAVLASEAIYLGDRRRDLDAAQAARTGFVACLWGFGDPQEFPAGTPLCATPAEAAAVLTELIRGGTV
- the atpC gene encoding ATP synthase F1 subunit epsilon, whose amino-acid sequence is MSAPTLYLEVLTPVKTLFSGFIRSVAFPGPDGEVGALPGHALLVSKLGAGVVTAVDENGDTIRFFCSGGFVEVSGGDIAVLADVAERDREIDVDRAARSRQRAQERIASGRPDIDYVRANASLRRALNRLRAAQR
- the atpD gene encoding F0F1 ATP synthase subunit beta, which encodes MNIGKVVQVIGPVVDCAFPETSIPPIYNAVRLVSDGFDVAAPIDITTEVQQHLGEGRVRCVAMEPTEGLVRGMKAIDLEEGITVPVGPNTLGRVMNVLGKPVDKGGPLTSDIRYPIHRPAPEFVDQNVATEMLETGIKVIDLIEPFPKGGKIGLFGGAGVGKTVIIMELIHRIAKQHGGYSVFAGVGERTREGNDLWLEMKESGVIDKAALVYGQMTEPPGARLRVALTGLTVAEYFRDVEGQDVLLFIDNIFRFTQAGSEVSALLGRMPSAVGYQPNLATEMGELQERITTTSKGSITSIQAIYVPADDYTDPAPATTFTHLDATTNLDRAIVEMGIYPAVDPLASTSRILDPRVIGEEHYRTTREVQQILQRYKELQDIIAILGIDELSDDDKLVVSRARKIQKFLSQPFFVAEQYTGFAGKYVPVKDTVAGFRDLCHGKYDDIPEQAFFMVGGIEDVLEKAEAIAKTSV